TCTGAAGTCACTGCATCAATTGATTAGGTTCACTTGAATTATCATTGTTTTAAATATCGACAATGTGGTTTAGTGTTTCAAACTGATTTGAACTAGTACCTTAGTATCGAGTGATAACTCAAAGTACAGATTGAAAACTGTGCTATTTTGGATATtttgtttagcatttttattcCACAATGTTTCTCTAACATCTAAAACTAATGATTCCTGGTGCTGTGTTCACCTTGTATTTACATCATGTATCACATGAACTATGAATATAGCATTATAAGTGTATACACTAGACATTGCTACCTGGCAAATAACTAAATAAGTAGGAAGTTATTAATTGCCTTTGCTGTATATATGGTTCTCCATGTCATCAGTAGTGAGGTTTCTTCATGGTTCCTGGGTCCTTTGTGTTATAGTGACATACTATCTTTTGTTCTTAAGGCTCTGGAATCCTTCTATGAAAAGTTTGATTCGGACTTCATTGATATAAGGACAAAAGCACGTGAAGTGTTACAGCGAGAGGATGATCTTAACGAAATTGTGCAGGTATCCTTTTTCTCCTATGCATCAGTTGCCATGGATCCCATTCTGATGTTTTGTTGGCATATCCTGTTTTAGAATTAATTTGCTCACAGTTTGAGGGTGATATGTTGGGTATAGGGTTGCAAATGTATATGTACGAACTCTGTTTTTTTCTGAATCTGATGGAAGCCAGTCACTGATTTTGTGGTGTATGTTGCTATAATTGCCACGGAAGGAGTAGTAAAAAAGCAGTATCTTCTGTTTTCCTGGATTTGTTGTTTGAACAGACAATGAATCTGTTTAAGTCAATTTGATTTGCATGCTTAGTTTAATGCTAGTCTTGAAAGGTTCTATAGAAAGGTTGGAGTCCTTTGCATTGCGTAATTTATGACTTCACTTGGACTGATATTTTCACCAAACAGCTTGTTGGCAAAGATGCACTGGCAGAAAGTGACAAGATTACTCTGGAGACTGCAAAGCTCCTTAGGGAAGATTACTTGGCGCAGAATGCATTCACACCGTGAGTGCTACTCTAAGTAGGCTGATCTGTATGAATTGTTTGTCTTGTGAATGCATAACGTTGTTAATTCTGACCATGATTCCACTTCTCAAAACAGATATGATAAGTTTTGCCCGTTCTACAAATCTGTTTGGATGATGCGCAATATTATTCATTTCAACACATTAGCGAACCAGGTAATACTTCTTTACTTCTACCTTCTATTCCTTCAGTCTTATATCACACAAGCACAAGCAGATTTGTTTTTATTAAAGGATGTGTGTTTTCTCAATTAAAAATTTACCACCATCTTTAAAGGATATTGATGTTGAGCCATGGCCCATGGGCTCATGACAGAAATGGTTCATAACTTCATATTTACATAATATGACTTGCATCTACTggaacttttttttaaaaaaaaatagctcATGAAAGAGCTTAAAATCGAAGTCCTCTTAATCTATAATCTTTGCAGGCTGTGGAACGAGCTGCTAATTCTGATGGGCAAAAGATAACCTACAGTGTTATTAAGCATCGCCTCGGTGATCTTTTCTATCGCCTAGTGTAAGTACTTGAGCCACGTATCCAAAGATACTGGTTGCGATTTTCTTCTCAATGATTTATGACGATTGATTGTTAATGATATCCCCCTCTTTACCACAGTTCACAAAAGTTCGAGGATCCAGCTGAAGGTGAAGAGGCTCTAGTCGGAAAATTCAAGAAACTGTATGATGACCTTACGGCTGGATTCCGCAACCTAGAAGACGAAGCACGGTGAATATTTATTGTACAGTCCGTGTCATCAACAATAAGACCAAATTCCCCGGAAGGTTCCGGGAGCAGTCTGTTTTGCTCAGCCTGAGGTTGTAGATGTAAATTAAGCATCAGATTTTCCCCCACCAACACTGTTATTTTTGTACCTTGTTCCCCCGGGTTCTCGACGGGCACTGTTTTGACGTACCATTATTTATTGTAAGATACTGGTGTACATGTCCATAGTTGAATAAGCGCGATGCCCATCAGCTTGAGCAgtacaacttttttttttttttggtaatctTGTCACCAGCGGAGCGAAGAGCAGACTTATCTTACCACCTAAAAAAtaactaagagcaactccaagagacttgTCATCCCGTCATGTATAGTCCCATTTAGATAATTTGGTGTAAAACGAGTCTCCAACAGATTATCTATGTCGCTTCGTAAAAATAGCCACGAGCTATTCCTTGAGTCTCGCTCGTCATAGATAGCTAGCGTCCCTCGCTTGCCAAATGGGCAGATGTGCAGGACAGGATGCACCTCATCATCGTCACGGAACGCCACCCTAGggatctactccctccgtcccattgagtttgtcgtTTGAAAACCGTGCCCCCCTTACAGTCCCGATTCCTGAGTgacaaactcaatgggacggagggagtaggcaTCTAGCTTCGCACATGCTGACTTTATCTCTGTGCCGCCAGCGCCGCGCTACTGCATAGCGCGCCCGTGCGCATGTCGGGGCGGCGGATCTCTTTTCTTTGCACCCCACAATCGACTCCGTGGCCACGTCGAGCTTCGACGAGCAAGCAGTGCGTACTACATCAGCTGCCACCAAGCAACACGGTCCCAAGGAAGTGCACATGTTCGAGTGGAGCTCTGGTGCTTCCGCAACGTTTTAGCTCAGGCCTCAGGCTTTAGAAGATGGTCTGTGACGAGGTGCTCGACGGCCGGCCATCCCGTCCATAGTGGCGTAGAGAAGCTGGAGGCAGATGGCGTCGCAAACATGGAGCTATCGCCATCGCGAATGCTCGACCCGCACAAGCACACTGCGGCGGCGGCCTATTCTGGCAGTGAGGCATGACGCTTCGACGAGAAGCAAGGCATGCCATGAAGGTGTTCGACGGTGTGCTCCAAAGTGAAGCCGTTGCACTTCAATGTATAGAAAACAAATAGCGAGCTGGTTTTAGAAAAGCTGCTGCAGAACTTTCATACTTCGACAAGCTAAGTTGTTTTGGAGAGCCGGTTTACCTATCCAAATTTACCTatactcttggagttgctctaatcaTCTGCGCCTCCGCTCCGCCCGGCGCCCACGTTAAAAAAAATGGACTATTTTTGTTGCCAAGCAGAATAGAAGAGAGGGAAGGGTTCTAGGTGGGAAAGTGCAAGAGGGAAAGAAAAGGTGGAAGGATATTGAGTTCAAGAAACTCAGGATTACTGATGTAAAAGTTCAACCCACGTTAGGTCTTCTATTGATGGGCTAGAATCTGCCACGTGGGCCTTTTGCGTCAGTAGACTGGCCGAGCCGTGGCCTGaccccttttttgtttttttttctagcaAGACAAGAAACTTGGTTAAAACACCgttttcgaaaaaaaaaacatatacggCAAAAAAAAACGTTTCAGAAACAAACTCTTCTACATccctattttttgaaaaaaaaaacaaatacgaCAAAAAAATGTTTCCAAAAAATATATACAACTAAAAAAATATCAATCAAATCTATGCACGCGCGACCTAGCTCCAACCTATGCCGGTGGCGACAGGCAACTGCGACCTGCTGTCGTGCGTAGTCCCTCATACGCAGCAGTGCGCGTCTCGCCATGGACGTGGCGATGCGATGCCAGTACGTGATGGCGGCGGCCGCGGTGCTCGCCACGCTCTACGACGTGTTGGTCGTGTGCTCCGCTTCGCCCGCCCGCGTGTGCCCTAGCTCCAGCctgtgccggcggcggcgggcaccTGCAAACGCTCGCCCTGCTAGCCTCGCGCGCGTGTGGCCGCCGTCTGCACCACACTCGCCATCCTTGCGAGAGCGGGAACGAAAGAACGACGTGCCGTGGGACGAACAGACAGACCTCCCGGCGGCACGTAACATACTAGTCTCTTGCATGGCAATAAAAAAAACATGGCGAAATAGCCATATTCATCCTTGAACTTTCATCCAAAGCTCAAATTCGTCCATCAACTATCAGAAGGGTCGGTTTAGTCCTTGAATTTGCAATTTTGGTTTGATCTCGTCCTCTGTCTGACGTCGTCTGTCACAGTTGCTCACTCCGTTAACACACTTTGAGATGAGACAACACACTTGTAGATTTTTGCAAGTCTATGGACATATTAGCCATTGCCCCTAGACTGAAGAAAATGCGAGGGCGCCCACTCAAAAATAGAAAGAAAGACATTTTAGAATCAGTGAAATCAGGCACCAAGTCATGGAAAGTCGGTACTATAATTAGATTTCAAAAATCATTTGATTTCAAAAATGACTACGTGATTATCCACAGGCCTACAGCCACTTACAATGCAAAATCATAAGTGGTATAGATAATCCTCTGATCCGCTCCGAATTCGAATTTTATGGATATGGAGAAGTGTTTTTAATATCCATGCGGATACCGATAAAATCTGACCCGATTATATGCGGATGCGGTGTAGGATATGAAATTGGCGAAATCCGACGGATATGGATTAACCGATAATTGAACGCGCGACACTTATAATGGGATAATTGGAATATTTTAAGGAGCCCAAGCGTCAAGAATACTAAGTCAGCCTGACCCATGACACACGCATTATTATATTGAAGTCCACAAACAAAGCTCGTCAACTATAGGTTGGTACATTGAAATTACAGGAGACGAAAGAATTATCATCTACTAAAGTAGAGGACTAGTACATGGCAAAGAGTGAAGGTAAAGTTTTGCCAAATTAAGAATATTTATTTTTTACACACTTGTTTTATACTCTTAAATTTAAACCGAGAACTTGTATTAATTTTGTGAGCTCTTAAATCGAAGTGGTGGATTGATGGTGATTATTTCGTGTTGTATTGTCGCTTTATGACTTTGGTTAATGAATTGTTTCTCATCATAAAAAACAACACATAAGAACATATTATACGACTTAAAAAAGTCCGCTTCCGCTCCATCACCGGTCCAAATCCGTATCATTTCCGACATCCTAAAAATTCCATATTCGCATCCGAATCCGTATAATATCTGATCCGCTCCGAATCCGATAAAAAAATGGATTAGGATATGGGGAAGCCATTATCAGCTTCGatccgatctgttttcatccctaccatGCATTAGCTTACATATTTCTTTTCGCAACCTTTGTTGATCTATGTACATATCGTCCCATTGTCCAGCTGAATGCAAATACAACCGTGCCAAGCTGTGATTCAAGGATGCGAGGTCTTCAATCACCTTTTTTTGGTCTCCCAATAGAATTGTGCTGACGGAGTGAGCTTCCGTGTGGAAGACGGTAACAGAGGATGAAATCGGACTGAAATTGCAAATTCGAGGACTAAACCAACCATTTTGATAGTTGAAGGACGAATTTGAGCTTTGGATGAAAGTTTAAGGATGAATATGGCTATTTCGCCAAAAACCGTTTCAGAAACAAAATATTCCACATCCCCGTTTACGAAAAAAAACAAATACGCCAAAAAATTGTttccaaaaaaatatatatggcAAAAAAATCAATCAAATCTATCCGCGCGCGACCTACCTCTAGCCTGTGCCGGCAAGCAACTGCGACCTGCTGTCGTGTGTAGTCCCGCATATGCAGTAGCACGCGTCTCGCCATGGATGCGGGCGATGCGATGCCAGTAGGTGCTGGCGGCGCCCGTGGTGCTCGCCACACTCTACGACGTGTTGGCCGTGTGCTCTGCTTCCCTCGCCCGCATGCGCCCTAGCTCCAGCTGGCGACGGGCACCTGCAAACGCTCGCCCCGCTCGCTCGTCAGCGCATGCCCGTGCACATGTGCCCGTGCATCTACGCCCCGCTTGCCTCGTGCGTGTGTGTTCGCCGTCTGCAACCCGCTACCCTCCTATGAGAGCAGGAACCAAGGAACAACGTGCCCTTGGACGAACGGACGGACCTCCTGGCCGACAAGTCTCTTGCGTGGTGATTTGCTACATGCCCGCACGTAACAATGTGGCCCATTAGTCTACCACGTCCACATAGAAGAAGGAAAACCTGAAGAATTTAGAGATAGTTAAGGGTTCCAAATACAAAAGTATATAttagatttttattattttctaaaaatataaaataataaaacacacaaataataattaaaaaaataaaaccaacTGTATTAGGTTTCTAAAAACCAAATCCACACAATATTGGTCATAAAGATCATAAAATATGTTTTATGTAATCAAATTTGTACATTTCTTAATATGTTTGTCTAAATCGCAAGCCATGTGCATCGTCGCAGATATGGATAAAAATTTGTTAATATGTTCGTCTAAATCATAAGACACATACATCGTTATACATATGGATATAAATTCGTTACTCCgtacaacgcacgggcatatatctGGTATCTATCCGGATAAGGCTCGGTTCCGTTTTCCCGGAATGGGCTGTTCCACGCCTGGAACTGTCCCGCGTTATACAAATTTGtgaagaatttttttttgaacttaattTGTGAAGAAATTGATTCGTTGGGAATTGTTCCCATGTAACCGAACGGAGCCTAATTGTGTCAGATGATAGTTTGGGGTAGATCGTTGTTTCACATGATGATTCCGACCAGCAGGGGTAGATCGTACACAAATCATATGCCAGACAAGGGGATATCTGCTGCATCATCAGTCTTTGGAAGCATGCGATGCATGGCATCCTCTCGGAAGCTGCTGTGAGGGCGGAGAGCCGGAGACAGAATGAAAGCATGCATGGCCAAAGGCCAGCCCACCTAATTTTATCTCTAGTATACCTGCACTAGCGCATCCAATTTCGCTTGCTGGATGGGATGGACGCATGCTCGCAAGTGGAACAGCCTCAGACGGCTTTCGTTTTCTGTTAGTGCCCGGATGCCATGCACTGCAGATCCAGTTTCTCTCTTTTGGCCGTTAGAAGTTATTGTCGCTGCAAGGTGGATCCAGCCGTTTTTTCCCCTCCGTTCTCTCGTGCTCCCTGACTCCCTCCGTGAGTGGTCAAAGGTTCTTCTCTTTGGCGTCGTGCGAATATTCTTCGGTGCCTGCAATCTTCGTACTCATCGCTTGTATTGTAGCCAGCACATGTACTTTTCTACCAAAGGTACAGCAAGTTGAGTATTTAAGCAAAGGTATTCCTCTTTCGGATTCTATAAGGAAAGTTTCCAGGTACAATTCGAGGGCGACATTCTTCATTTCTTCTGGAGACTGGAAGAGAGTAAAAGCATGTTTCCGTCACGAAAACAAGAATGGACAAGTTTCAGGATCAACCTTGAAAAAGTAGTCTATGTAACCTCTCACAGTCACAGTAACTTTCTTGGAATATGCATGGAGAAAAAAAGGCCCCTTTTATTATGACCTGTCCACAAAGTCCAGATATTTTCGCCACACAAACAATTTTTGTGGACCTATGAAAATGTAATGTGACAGTGAAAATACTAGTATTATTCTCTAGATTCAATACCATGATGATGCAGTTATCCGTCTTCGGCAAACGCCCAAATCTAGAAAATCTGAATCAGAAGAGGAGCACAATTTGTCAATTTCTAATCCCACCGGAGCTCGGAAAGAAATTTCTGATTCCACCGGAGCTCACAAAGATAAAGTTTTACGAGGTCCCAGGCGCAAAAGCACACGCCCAAACGCTACTTTAATCCAAATTTTCTCAGCCCCAACActtcccctcctctctcttttcGTTCCTCCTGCCTCCAATTGGAAACCCATCATCAGCCACCACAAGAAGCAAGCAGCAATAGCCAAGACCAGCCAAGCTTCCACCTCTAACCCAACCCATTGAGCATAAACACATCTAGCTTAACTAATCCTTTTCTTTATCCCGCTCCCTCGTGGCCTCGTCGCCTCAGCTCCACCTGCCTGCGCCCTCCAAATCCGATCGATCTCCGCAGCCTCCAGATCCCCGGCGGGCGGAGACAGCGAGCTCCAGGCGGTGAAACCCTCCTCGCAGCGCTCTTCTCCTCTCGCTCTCCAAATCCCTTACCAGGTTCGTGCCATTCATGCTGTGTTTCTACTTTCTAACTATGCCCTGCGTGGCTGCTCCCTGCATTGGGCTCGGTTGCGTGAAAGCTGGAGGTTTCCGAGCGATTTGGAGTGCGCTGTTTTGGGTGTAAAGCTTCGATTTTTACGTGGAGTAAGAAGTAATTTCCGGTGCTGGCGGCTGTGATTTAGCTTGGGTTTGGGCCGTAGGGGTTGGTTGCTGCGGGTGGCGCTGACCGGATCGACCTGGTAACGCGGATGGGAAGGGGCTGTTTGGTTTGGTTTGGTCAGAGCTTGACTTTTCGCCAGCCGCCGCCGTGGACTCGGCCGCTGTCTTCTTTGTGCAAATCGCCTGCTTTGGACATTGTAGATCACCTACCTCGGCACATTTTCTGGATTGCTCGGCCAACTTAGGAAGCTTTGGATAAAGTGGTGCTCGCTCAATGTTAGTAGCTTGCATCACAATTCCCAGAACAGATCGTGACTGAATCGCATGCTAGTTAGTGCATCACAATATGTACTAGAACAACCTCCAAATTACTGGGGTGGACTGCTCGGTTGTAGTAGAATTGTAGGGACAAATCTTAGTGAGTTGACTTGAATGTGTCACTATAAAAGCATATATAGGAGCATTCTTGGGTGTTTTTGAATCATTTGGATGGATCCATGTATTAACACTTTGTTTCCCTTGGATTGCAACTGCAGGGAAAAATCATTGCCTGAAAGTTCTTCAGGCCCTGGTGTAGCAGCTGAATTGCCCAGTTTGATGGTGAGGAACGAGCTTTATAGATGATCTAAAGATGGAGATGAGATAAAAGTACCATAAAGTGTACAGCGGGATAGCAAGGATATGACTGTCATGATGCCTCAACGCCACCGGGCTACAGCCAAGAAGCCCATGTGGATAATCGTGCTCTTGTCTATGGTTTGCATCGTGTTGATTGGGGCTTACGTCTTCCCACCGCGGCGCTTCTCTAAGTGCTACCTCTCTGCTTCAAGTGTATGTACGAATTTCAAGGATTGGCTCCCTTCCATGGGCCGTCGGGAGCGGACTGACGAGGAGATTATTTCATCTGTAGTTATTAGGGATATCCTTTCAATGCCCATGCCTGTGTCAAAAAATCCAAAGATCGCCCTTATGTTCTTGACACCAGGTTCATTGCCCTTTGAGAAATTGTGGGAGAAGTTTTTACAGGTTGGTCAAAATGTACTTGTTGTCTTTGTGCCACTTAAGATGTACTTGTTGTTTTTGTGCCACTTAAGGAGTATAAGCTTTTCAAGGGTCTTTCTGTTTCCTTAAACTGCAAGAAATCATAAGTCTTTCAAATGTATAACGACACCAAGGTTGGTTCCAGAGAAACAATTTAGTGGATATACTTACTTGTTTGTAGTATGTATTATTGAAATATGAGTATATAACATTGGGCCAACATGTTGATTCCCCTATGAACCTTCATTTGATAGAGGTAACAATGCTCCTAGCAAGTAGTAGCCTGTATAAATAGATTAAGCCTATGAACCTTCATTAGTGAATAGGTTGTTTTATCTGTATAAATATGTTAAGCCTATGTTTTCACCATATAGGGGCCAAAGCCGGTAAGATTTGTAGCAAGTAGTAGCCAGTACTCACTGTAATCTCCTCCCTTGTTGGTACTAACCCTCTGTGTttagattcaaaaaaaaaaaaaacctctgTGTTTATGTGATGTAATACTTCCCATCTCATATATGATTCATGTGACTTTTAAAGAAAATTGAATCACTGTGCCTTCTTTGAACAGGGACATGAGGGAAGATACTCCATCTATGTGCACGCATCACGTGAAAAGCCGGTTCATACTAGTTCTTTGTTTGCTGGTCGGGATATTCACAGTGACGCAGTAATAATTTTCGTCTGTGTTTCATTTTTTCCAAAGCAACTCCGAATTGGTAGAAAAGAATTGACCTAGTTTATGGGGGAAACTAGGCCCAAAAACCTTACAAACACGTGGTTTATTGAGGAAAACTGGGCGAAAAACCTGAACATGGTAGCCTGGACAAGTAACCCTAAGCAACCTACCAACAAACAAGTGTACAACAGCAACAGGCAACCGACGGAACCCACCATGCATCATCGTTGCCAAGCTTGTCGCAAGAATGACCATCAGCTCCCACTTCCCATGGTGGGCATTAGCCAGAGGCCCCAGAACGCAGCCACCTACACACAGCGAACCCCGACACATCTGGAAAGGACCACAGCATATCATAATTGCATTTTCGTCTGTGTTTCATACATTTGGATTTAACGCTTTTGTCTTAAATATATCTGCTTTATCAGGGGTTCATCTTGTAAACTCAATCCATTATATTTCCAAACCTTTTgtctaaaaaaaaaagaaaatacccCTCCCTCTGGTCAAACAATGAATGAAGAATGTACAAGTGGTTGACCTTGGGTGCCATCAGACACTTCTTTTGAACTAGGATTTTACTCCATTGTAGCAATAATCAGCAATAGCAATTAACCAAACAGTAGTTACAGTAGTTTTTGTGTGAAAAGCCAAACAGTAGTTACATGCTTTGCGTAGGACTATAGGACTTAACTCATGTTGAAGTTGAACACACCAAAGTGACTTGATAAAGAACAAAGATAGCATTCTGGGTTGAGAATATTACTGTTTTAAACCCACAACCTGCAACAGTAGGTCCAGTTCTAACAAAATCGCTACTAGCAATCTGGATTGAGAATACTTACTGTTCCACCACTTGCAAATTGAATGGATCGTTATAAAGTGGTATCTTTAGTTGGAATTCTTCTCTGCTAATGGGCTATCATATTGCTTATGCTGTAATTTTGAGATTGTTAACGTTGAGCAGAGTAAGTATTTGTTATGCAGGTAGTATGGGGATTGATTTCAATGGTTGATGCTGAGAAGAGACTATTAGCGAATGCACTGGAAGATGTTGATAATCAAATTTTTGTCTTGCTTTCTGACAGGTTTGGACCCTGATTACGGTGACTCCCTTTTTGATCCTTTGTTCTCAATTACCGAGTCATCTTTGCTTTATTTCACAGCTGTGTTCCGCTGCATTCATTTGATTATGTGTATAACTACCTGATGGGAACGAATGTTAGCTTCGTGGATTGGTGAGAACACTATAAACTTATATTTCAAAATCCTTTTGAAAAAATAGGATATGCGAACCTTTTTTTCTCTCTTGAAGATGTTCATATCCACTCACTTTGATTTTTTGTCCTGCCTTTGTTTTCAACTTATAAGTTTCAAGGATCCAGGTCCACATGGCAGTGGAAGGTACTCTCCTGAGATGTATCCTGAAATAGACGAGAGGGATTTTAGAAAGGGTGCCCAGGTACAGTTATTCTCTATACGAATTTGTTAGGATATAAAATACTTGCTGTTATCAAACTCTATTGGTGGTATATCATTCGATGAACACTTTACATGGATAGCTGAGCGGAAATCTAATTTAAGTCCTTTGTCTGTTCTTGTTCTAGTGGTTTGCAGTTACGAGGAGACATGCTTTAATGATTCTGGCTGACAGCCTGTACTACAAGAAGTTCAAGCTATACTGCAAGGTATATTTATTTATCTTAGACAAAGGAAGGATTTTATTAATTCACAATCATTACATCGAGTTGGTACAGTAAAACTGGATACCAAGTATCTTATCTTAGTAGAAAACATGCAtagaatacaacaacaacaacaataaagccttttaagtcccaaacaagttgggataggctagagttgaaactcagcagaagcaatcaaggttcaagcacgtgaataactgttttccaagcactcctatctaaggctaagtctttgggtatattctat
The nucleotide sequence above comes from Miscanthus floridulus cultivar M001 chromosome 18, ASM1932011v1, whole genome shotgun sequence. Encoded proteins:
- the LOC136521175 gene encoding glycosyltransferase BC10-like, whose amino-acid sequence is MTVMMPQRHRATAKKPMWIIVLLSMVCIVLIGAYVFPPRRFSKCYLSASSVCTNFKDWLPSMGRRERTDEEIISSVVIRDILSMPMPVSKNPKIALMFLTPGSLPFEKLWEKFLQGHEGRYSIYVHASREKPVHTSSLFAGRDIHSDAVVWGLISMVDAEKRLLANALEDVDNQIFVLLSDSCVPLHSFDYVYNYLMGTNVSFVDCFKDPGPHGSGRYSPEMYPEIDERDFRKGAQWFAVTRRHALMILADSLYYKKFKLYCKPAEGRNCIADEHYLPTLFNMVDPGGISNWSVTNVDWSEGKWHPRSYSADDVTYDLLKNITAIGEIFHVTSDDKKLVMQQPCLWNGSKRPCYLFARKFNPEALDNLLKLVTSYTSV